A section of the Microbacterium sp. MM2322 genome encodes:
- a CDS encoding aspartate aminotransferase family protein, which yields MSRSESDLQAMARDHLWLHFARQSSMTEGDGVPIIVKGEGHHIWDAAGKKYIDGLSGLFVVAAGHGRARLAQAAARQAEELAFFPIWSYAHPSAIELADRLAHLAPGDLNRVFFSTGGGEAVETAFKLAKQYWRLQGKPTKHKVISRFVAYHGTPQGALAITGLPAMKSMFEPVTPGGFRVPNTNWYRAAEQGFTGTTPEEYGKWAADRIEEAILFEGAETVAAVFLEPVQNSGGCFPPPPGYFQRVREICDRHDVLLVSDEVICAFGRLGEWFGADRYGYQPDMITFAKAVTSGYSPLGGTIVTDRIHEPFSHGTTSFPHGYTFGGHPVSTAVAMENLDIFEEEGLLQNVRKNSPVFRASLERLLDLPIVGDVRGDGYFFGIELVKDKATKQTFDAAESERLLRGFLSKALFDAGLYCRADDRGDPVIQLAPPLTMGPAEFDEIEGILRSVLTEASARL from the coding sequence ATGTCCCGATCCGAATCCGACCTGCAGGCCATGGCGCGCGATCACCTCTGGTTGCACTTCGCGCGGCAGTCGTCGATGACGGAGGGGGACGGCGTCCCGATCATCGTGAAGGGCGAGGGGCATCACATCTGGGATGCGGCCGGCAAGAAGTACATCGATGGCCTGTCCGGCCTGTTCGTCGTCGCCGCCGGCCACGGTCGTGCGCGGTTGGCGCAGGCCGCGGCCCGGCAGGCGGAGGAGCTCGCATTCTTCCCCATCTGGTCGTATGCGCATCCGTCGGCCATCGAGTTGGCCGACCGTCTCGCCCACCTCGCGCCCGGCGACCTGAACCGCGTCTTCTTCTCGACGGGCGGCGGCGAAGCGGTTGAGACCGCGTTCAAGCTGGCGAAGCAGTACTGGAGGCTGCAGGGCAAGCCCACGAAGCACAAGGTGATCTCCCGCTTCGTCGCGTACCACGGCACTCCGCAGGGAGCCCTCGCGATCACGGGCCTACCGGCCATGAAGTCGATGTTCGAGCCGGTGACGCCGGGAGGCTTCCGCGTGCCCAACACGAACTGGTACCGCGCCGCGGAGCAGGGCTTCACGGGTACGACCCCGGAGGAGTACGGAAAGTGGGCCGCCGACCGCATCGAGGAGGCGATCCTCTTCGAGGGAGCGGAGACGGTCGCCGCGGTGTTCCTCGAGCCGGTGCAGAACTCGGGCGGATGCTTCCCGCCCCCGCCCGGCTATTTTCAGCGTGTCCGCGAGATCTGCGACCGGCACGACGTGCTGCTCGTCTCGGACGAGGTGATCTGCGCGTTCGGCCGGCTCGGCGAGTGGTTCGGCGCGGACCGCTACGGTTACCAGCCCGACATGATCACCTTCGCGAAGGCGGTCACGAGCGGGTATTCACCGCTCGGCGGCACGATCGTCACCGACCGCATCCACGAGCCGTTCTCGCACGGGACGACGTCGTTCCCGCACGGGTACACGTTCGGTGGACACCCCGTCTCGACGGCGGTGGCGATGGAGAACCTCGACATCTTCGAGGAGGAGGGCCTGCTGCAGAACGTCCGCAAGAACTCGCCCGTCTTCCGCGCGTCGCTCGAGCGGCTCCTCGACCTGCCGATCGTCGGCGATGTCCGCGGCGACGGGTACTTCTTCGGCATCGAGCTGGTGAAGGACAAGGCGACGAAGCAGACCTTCGACGCCGCCGAGTCCGAGCGTCTGCTGCGCGGGTTCCTCTCGAAGGCGCTCTTCGACGCGGGTCTCTACTGCCGCGCCGACGACCGCGGCGACCCCGTCATCCAGCTCGCCCCGCCGCTCACGATGGGGCCGGCGGAGTTCGACGAGATCGAGGGGATCCTGCGGAGCGTGCTGACCGAGGCATCCGCTCGGCTGTGA
- a CDS encoding FtsX-like permease family protein: MTTLRDRPRADAGERRRVERPRPSRTARIRVSARIARRQVRRAWVSSLLIMSLIALPIAGMAGVAVVVSSTFATPAERVNVELGRMSAWVEPLWSAESGFWQKPDDPYEFGNSSQWGVSDGSSEPELSADPRTALPPGTEIVPVSSGDERIETVAGTAPARAVAGDVTDARFEGAYALIDGRAPSDDGEVLVTPAVLERVGATIGGTLTLADGDRFTVTGTFDAATAADADLVIAFFDADRYSPIRSFLPDVDIDSERLSALNAAGFGVYARQLVLDPPPFEQPYDDYTFPTSAEQDQQRQLALAAGIGGGGIAAGYMVVMLAGAAFAVSARRQQRALAIAASVGAEPRDLRRIVLLQGAVLGLIAGAVGLAAGVGLAALLMPILNNGSATVFWGFHVPWLLLAGVLVFAVLVGSASAWMPARTVGKSDTISALRGARRPMTVTAARPLWGSLLIIVGVAVTVVSGIAAGAVAISDTIPGDSPLRWIPTVGIVGGPILAQVGILVSGRWLLWLSSRLLSRIGLAARLASRDAVANGARTVPAFAAIGATVFVGVFAVSMGMMTAEQSARNYTYSAPVGTVVADVSSMDGSLLTADVAQDAVDEVKRLFASSGATGIGVVSGEQPLYFAETAADIPLDLEHVMLVAPARSLVSLVEGGSQGFTFYGNSTENLSVVAADDLDAAIGVTLSEDQRAAYAAGAVIVVDDSYVTDGQVDVGAWSARDAFEGKMPNNVWTDGQVYDPRWQRTAPAITVTAPDQNIVAAVAPTTAREWGIEVVPRQVLAVFPEGADMNSQDRLNALTGSLDTDEYQVSLWRETGPSSPAVWLVPLLAAVAVLVLGASAVALGLARFERRPDDATLAAVGGTPGLRRRIGLWQGLVIAGFGTFAGATAGILPPIGFWLQSQTSFEPLNLADIPWWLLGALAVALPLGIAAVNWLVPPREPELTRRNVIA, from the coding sequence ATGACGACGCTGCGGGACCGGCCCCGAGCGGATGCCGGGGAGCGCCGACGTGTGGAACGACCGAGGCCCTCGCGCACGGCGCGGATCCGGGTCTCGGCACGTATCGCGCGGCGGCAGGTGCGCCGGGCGTGGGTGTCGTCGCTGCTGATCATGTCGCTCATCGCGTTGCCGATCGCCGGGATGGCGGGGGTGGCGGTGGTCGTCTCGAGCACGTTCGCGACGCCCGCGGAGCGGGTGAACGTCGAACTCGGGCGGATGTCGGCCTGGGTTGAGCCGCTGTGGTCGGCGGAGTCCGGCTTCTGGCAGAAACCGGACGACCCCTACGAGTTCGGCAATTCCTCGCAATGGGGCGTGTCCGACGGGTCGAGTGAGCCCGAGCTGTCCGCTGACCCGAGGACTGCGCTCCCCCCGGGGACTGAGATCGTTCCTGTTTCGTCCGGTGACGAGCGCATCGAGACGGTCGCCGGCACCGCCCCCGCGCGCGCCGTGGCGGGCGATGTGACGGACGCCCGGTTTGAGGGAGCGTACGCGCTCATCGACGGTCGAGCTCCCTCGGACGACGGGGAGGTGTTGGTGACGCCCGCCGTGCTCGAGCGAGTCGGAGCGACGATCGGCGGCACGCTGACACTCGCCGACGGCGATCGGTTCACCGTCACGGGGACATTCGACGCCGCCACCGCAGCGGATGCCGACCTCGTGATCGCGTTCTTCGACGCGGATCGGTACAGCCCGATCCGGTCCTTCCTGCCGGACGTGGACATCGATTCTGAACGGCTCAGTGCGCTGAACGCGGCGGGGTTCGGCGTCTACGCGCGACAGCTCGTTCTCGACCCGCCTCCGTTCGAGCAGCCGTACGACGACTACACCTTCCCGACCTCTGCGGAACAGGACCAGCAGCGCCAGCTCGCCCTCGCGGCGGGTATCGGCGGCGGCGGGATCGCCGCCGGATACATGGTGGTCATGCTCGCCGGCGCCGCCTTCGCCGTGAGCGCGCGTCGCCAGCAACGCGCCCTCGCGATCGCCGCCAGCGTCGGTGCCGAGCCGCGGGACCTGCGTCGCATCGTGCTCTTGCAGGGCGCGGTGCTGGGCCTCATCGCCGGTGCCGTGGGGCTCGCGGCTGGAGTGGGACTGGCGGCTCTCCTGATGCCCATCCTCAACAACGGCTCCGCCACCGTGTTCTGGGGATTCCACGTGCCGTGGCTGCTGCTCGCGGGTGTGCTGGTCTTCGCCGTCCTCGTCGGCTCCGCGTCGGCGTGGATGCCCGCGCGGACGGTCGGGAAGTCGGACACGATCTCCGCGCTGCGCGGGGCGCGTCGACCGATGACGGTCACGGCCGCGCGGCCGCTCTGGGGGTCTCTCCTGATCATCGTCGGCGTGGCGGTGACCGTCGTCTCGGGGATCGCCGCGGGCGCGGTCGCGATCAGCGACACGATCCCGGGCGACTCGCCCCTGCGGTGGATCCCCACTGTGGGCATCGTCGGCGGCCCCATCCTCGCTCAGGTCGGCATCCTCGTGTCCGGACGGTGGTTGCTGTGGCTGTCGTCTCGCCTCCTCTCACGTATCGGGCTCGCCGCACGACTGGCGTCGAGGGATGCGGTCGCGAATGGTGCGCGGACCGTCCCCGCATTCGCCGCGATCGGTGCCACGGTCTTCGTCGGCGTGTTCGCTGTATCGATGGGCATGATGACGGCCGAGCAGTCCGCGCGGAACTACACCTACAGCGCGCCGGTGGGCACAGTCGTCGCGGACGTCTCCTCGATGGACGGTTCGCTCTTGACTGCGGACGTCGCCCAGGATGCGGTCGACGAGGTCAAGCGGCTTTTCGCGTCGTCCGGGGCGACGGGGATCGGCGTCGTGAGCGGCGAGCAACCTCTGTACTTCGCCGAAACGGCTGCCGACATCCCGCTCGATCTGGAGCACGTGATGCTCGTGGCCCCTGCTCGGTCGCTCGTGTCTCTGGTCGAGGGAGGGTCGCAGGGATTCACCTTTTACGGGAACTCGACCGAGAATCTCTCCGTCGTGGCGGCGGACGACCTAGATGCGGCGATAGGGGTCACCCTGAGCGAGGATCAGCGCGCCGCCTATGCCGCAGGAGCGGTCATCGTCGTCGACGACAGCTACGTCACGGACGGGCAGGTCGACGTCGGCGCATGGAGTGCCCGCGATGCCTTCGAGGGCAAGATGCCCAACAACGTCTGGACGGATGGTCAGGTCTATGACCCAAGGTGGCAGCGCACGGCGCCCGCGATCACGGTGACCGCACCCGACCAGAACATCGTCGCGGCCGTGGCCCCGACGACGGCCCGTGAGTGGGGCATCGAGGTCGTACCTCGTCAGGTGCTCGCCGTCTTCCCCGAAGGTGCGGACATGAACTCCCAGGACCGTCTGAACGCGCTTACGGGAAGTCTCGATACAGACGAGTACCAGGTCTCCCTGTGGCGCGAGACCGGCCCCTCGAGCCCTGCCGTCTGGCTCGTCCCGCTTCTTGCGGCCGTCGCGGTCCTCGTGCTCGGTGCGAGCGCGGTCGCCCTCGGCCTCGCACGCTTCGAGCGGCGCCCCGACGACGCCACCCTCGCGGCCGTCGGCGGCACGCCGGGACTCCGCCGTCGCATCGGACTGTGGCAGGGCCTCGTAATCGCCGGCTTCGGCACGTTCGCGGGGGCGACCGCCGGCATCCTTCCCCCCATCGGTTTCTGGCTGCAGTCGCAGACCTCGTTCGAGCCGCTCAACCTCGCCGACATCCCGTGGTGGCTGCTCGGTGCTCTCGCCGTGGCGCTGCCGCTCGGGATCGCAGCGGTCAACTGGCTCGTGCCGCCGCGCGAGCCCGAGCTCACGCGACGCAACGTCATCGCGTGA
- a CDS encoding DUF1992 domain-containing protein, translating to MAEDRAANDDPRLTAARYRVEQTARENGEEPPAEPERHAGTPTGTERALYVETAIQQAIRRGDFDDLPGAGKPLEGLGGSHDPDWWIKRKIHTEQLTGLGPPALRLRIEHAEFEDRVDAFHREEDVREYAADFSRRVVEARRQLLGGPPVVTPTRDPDEEVAAWRQRRAARAAASPPPAEPEKPRRRWRRR from the coding sequence ATGGCCGAAGACCGCGCCGCGAACGACGACCCCCGCCTCACCGCGGCGCGTTACCGCGTCGAGCAGACGGCGCGCGAGAACGGCGAGGAGCCGCCCGCCGAACCGGAGCGTCACGCGGGAACGCCGACGGGCACCGAGCGGGCCCTGTACGTCGAGACCGCCATCCAGCAGGCGATCCGCCGCGGCGACTTCGACGACCTGCCCGGTGCCGGCAAGCCGCTCGAGGGTCTCGGCGGCTCGCACGATCCCGACTGGTGGATCAAGCGCAAGATACACACCGAGCAGCTCACCGGGCTCGGGCCTCCGGCGCTTCGCCTGCGCATCGAGCATGCCGAGTTCGAGGACCGCGTCGACGCCTTCCACCGGGAGGAGGACGTCCGCGAGTACGCTGCGGACTTCTCTCGCCGGGTCGTCGAGGCACGCCGTCAGTTGCTCGGCGGGCCTCCCGTGGTGACGCCGACGCGCGACCCCGACGAGGAGGTCGCCGCCTGGCGGCAGCGGCGCGCGGCGCGGGCCGCGGCATCCCCTCCCCCGGCCGAACCCGAGAAGCCCCGACGGCGCTGGCGGCGCCGGTAG
- a CDS encoding cystathionine gamma-synthase: MSAQSSARGFASLAVHAGQEPDETTGAVIPPVHFSTTYAQDGIGGLRGGYEYGRSGNPTRTALQTQLAAIEGGAHALSFASGLAAEDALLRAVLRPGDEVLLGNDVYGGTFRLISRVLGDWGVKLRVVDMSDLDAVRAAIADQAPRILWVETPSNPLLRITDIAGLAQLGHDAGALVVVDNTFATPALQRPLSYGADVVVHSTTKYLGGHSDVVGGALVMNDDELAEKVGFIQFAVGAVSGPLDAWLTTRGIKTLAVRMQRHSENGMAVASFLDAHDRVARVYYPGLESHPGHELAARQMSGFGGIVSLALESGEAARRFAESLRLFTLAESLGGVESLVNYPDAMTHASVRGTEAAVPVEVVRLSVGIEDIDDLLADIEQALEA; the protein is encoded by the coding sequence ATGAGTGCACAGTCCTCCGCTCGCGGCTTCGCGAGCCTCGCCGTCCACGCGGGTCAAGAACCCGACGAAACGACGGGCGCCGTCATCCCGCCCGTGCACTTCTCGACCACCTATGCGCAGGACGGCATCGGCGGACTTCGCGGCGGCTACGAGTACGGCCGAAGCGGCAACCCGACCCGTACGGCGTTGCAGACCCAGCTCGCCGCGATCGAGGGCGGCGCGCACGCCCTGTCGTTCGCGTCGGGTCTCGCGGCCGAAGATGCGCTTCTGCGCGCAGTCCTCCGCCCCGGTGACGAGGTCCTGCTCGGCAACGACGTCTACGGCGGCACGTTCCGCCTCATCTCGCGCGTCCTCGGCGACTGGGGAGTGAAGCTCCGCGTCGTCGACATGAGCGACCTCGACGCCGTCCGTGCCGCCATCGCCGACCAGGCGCCCCGCATTCTGTGGGTCGAGACGCCCTCGAACCCGCTGCTGCGCATCACCGACATCGCGGGCCTCGCCCAGCTCGGTCACGACGCCGGCGCGCTCGTCGTCGTCGACAACACGTTCGCGACTCCCGCCCTGCAGCGTCCGCTCTCGTACGGTGCCGACGTCGTCGTGCACTCGACCACGAAGTACCTCGGCGGTCACTCCGATGTCGTCGGTGGTGCGCTCGTCATGAACGACGATGAGCTCGCCGAGAAGGTCGGGTTCATCCAGTTCGCCGTCGGCGCGGTCTCCGGCCCGCTCGACGCCTGGCTGACGACGCGCGGCATCAAGACGCTCGCCGTGCGCATGCAGCGGCACAGCGAGAACGGCATGGCCGTGGCATCCTTCCTCGACGCACACGACCGCGTCGCGCGGGTGTACTACCCGGGTCTCGAATCGCACCCCGGGCACGAGCTCGCCGCGCGGCAGATGTCGGGCTTCGGGGGCATCGTGTCGCTCGCGCTCGAGTCGGGCGAGGCCGCGCGCCGGTTCGCCGAGTCGCTGCGGCTCTTCACGCTCGCCGAGTCGCTCGGCGGCGTCGAATCGCTCGTGAACTACCCCGACGCGATGACGCACGCCTCGGTCCGCGGCACCGAGGCGGCCGTCCCGGTCGAGGTCGTCCGCCTGTCGGTCGGCATCGAGGACATCGACGACCTGCTGGCCGACATCGAGCAGGCGCTCGAGGCCTGA
- a CDS encoding Gfo/Idh/MocA family oxidoreductase, with the protein MTHARWAILGAGAISGNFARALPESELGRLHAVGARDESRAEEFAAAHGAPVVGTYDEILDRDDIDAVYVGTVHTTHTELVHQALAAGKAVLCEKPLGVSPAETDAAIRAAREAGLPLVEAFKYRFGPFADRLREIVGSGALGDLVEIESSLGFAAGSHTGRLFDPATAGGAILDVGCYPLSLVVGVAAWSGRDLASLAMQEVTGTIGETGVDVSAVASIDLGGAVANIRTAIVHDLPRLTRIVGRDASLEIPNVWGSRTGSTEAATLIRTDGTREQIEVATVQPMAAEADATIRALREGRTEAPEVPWDETRTIARLLAEWRGSID; encoded by the coding sequence ATGACACACGCACGTTGGGCCATCCTCGGCGCCGGGGCGATCAGCGGGAACTTCGCCCGCGCGCTCCCCGAATCTGAACTCGGGCGGCTCCATGCCGTCGGCGCGCGTGACGAGTCCCGTGCGGAGGAGTTCGCCGCCGCGCACGGGGCGCCCGTCGTCGGGACGTACGACGAGATCCTCGACCGCGACGACATTGACGCCGTCTACGTCGGCACGGTGCACACGACGCATACGGAGCTCGTGCATCAGGCGCTCGCTGCCGGCAAGGCCGTGCTCTGCGAGAAGCCCCTCGGGGTGTCTCCCGCCGAGACGGATGCCGCGATCCGCGCCGCCCGCGAGGCGGGACTCCCGCTCGTCGAGGCGTTCAAGTACCGGTTCGGGCCCTTCGCCGACCGGCTGCGTGAGATCGTCGGGAGCGGCGCGCTCGGCGACCTCGTCGAGATCGAGTCGTCGCTCGGCTTCGCCGCCGGCTCGCACACGGGTCGGCTGTTCGACCCCGCGACCGCGGGCGGCGCGATCCTCGACGTGGGCTGCTATCCGCTGTCGCTCGTCGTCGGCGTCGCGGCCTGGTCGGGCCGCGACCTCGCGTCGCTGGCCATGCAGGAGGTCACCGGCACGATCGGCGAGACCGGCGTCGACGTGAGCGCCGTGGCATCCATCGATCTGGGCGGCGCCGTGGCGAACATCCGCACCGCGATCGTCCACGATCTGCCGCGTCTGACGCGCATCGTCGGGCGCGATGCCTCCCTCGAGATCCCGAACGTCTGGGGCAGTCGGACCGGCAGTACGGAGGCGGCCACCCTCATCCGCACCGACGGCACGCGCGAGCAGATCGAGGTGGCGACCGTGCAGCCGATGGCCGCAGAGGCGGATGCCACCATCCGGGCGCTCCGCGAGGGGCGGACCGAGGCGCCCGAGGTTCCGTGGGACGAGACCCGCACGATCGCGCGGCTGCTCGCCGAGTGGCGCGGCTCGATCGACTGA
- a CDS encoding aminotransferase class V-fold PLP-dependent enzyme, translating to MTRPARMHDVTDETRQIVDLVLNYSRQRLLTDDNPLDKPLSPAELTRLAGVTINEKGIGAQKALGVFEHVLAPACITTDDPRYLSFIPSAPSKAAAAFDLVVSASALYGGSWLEGAGAVHAENEVLRWLAGEFGLPATAGGVFVQGGTLGNLSALVAARETARERGIRPDRWRVVCSAEAHSSIASAARVMDVEVVTVAPDAGGVLHGDAVRAALEEHGDSVFAVVATAGSTNFGIVDDIASVAEVTREFGVWLHVDGAYGLAAALSPEARHYFAGLEHADSLIVDPHKWLFAPFDACALLYRDPELGRRAHTQHAEYLDTLTETSDWSPSDFAAHLTRRARGLPLWFSLATYGAEVYREAITASITLAEQIAAEIESRDELELVRRPQLSVVVFERRGWDKADYTTWSNRLLDDQHAFVTPSSHGGRTNARFAILNPRTRFEDLVGILDTMR from the coding sequence ATGACCCGCCCCGCCCGCATGCATGACGTCACCGACGAGACCCGTCAGATCGTCGACCTCGTCCTGAACTATTCGCGACAGCGACTGCTCACCGACGACAACCCGCTCGACAAGCCGCTCTCGCCCGCCGAGTTGACACGTCTGGCGGGCGTGACGATCAACGAGAAGGGCATCGGCGCGCAGAAGGCGCTGGGCGTCTTCGAGCACGTGCTCGCCCCGGCGTGCATCACGACCGACGACCCGCGGTACCTGTCGTTCATCCCGAGTGCACCGTCGAAGGCCGCTGCGGCGTTCGACCTCGTCGTCTCGGCGAGCGCGCTGTACGGCGGATCGTGGCTCGAGGGTGCGGGCGCCGTCCACGCCGAGAACGAAGTGCTCCGCTGGCTCGCCGGAGAGTTCGGGCTGCCGGCGACCGCGGGCGGCGTCTTCGTCCAGGGCGGGACGCTCGGCAACCTCTCGGCGCTCGTCGCTGCGCGTGAGACGGCGCGGGAACGCGGCATCCGTCCCGACCGCTGGCGCGTCGTCTGCTCTGCGGAAGCGCACTCCTCGATCGCGTCGGCCGCCAGGGTCATGGACGTCGAGGTCGTCACGGTCGCCCCCGACGCCGGTGGCGTGCTGCACGGCGATGCGGTGCGCGCAGCCCTCGAAGAGCACGGCGACAGCGTGTTCGCGGTCGTCGCCACGGCGGGGTCCACCAACTTCGGCATCGTCGACGACATCGCCTCGGTCGCCGAGGTCACCCGCGAGTTCGGCGTGTGGCTGCACGTCGACGGCGCCTACGGTCTCGCTGCCGCGCTGTCACCCGAGGCGCGCCACTACTTCGCCGGCCTCGAGCACGCCGACTCCCTCATCGTCGACCCGCACAAGTGGCTGTTCGCCCCGTTCGACGCCTGCGCCCTGCTGTATCGCGACCCCGAGCTCGGACGCCGCGCGCACACGCAGCACGCCGAGTACCTCGACACGCTCACCGAGACGAGCGACTGGAGCCCGTCGGACTTCGCCGCGCACCTCACGCGTCGCGCCCGCGGCCTGCCGCTGTGGTTCTCGCTCGCGACCTACGGCGCCGAGGTCTACCGCGAGGCGATCACCGCCTCGATCACCCTCGCCGAGCAGATCGCCGCCGAGATCGAATCCCGCGACGAGCTCGAACTCGTCCGCCGCCCGCAGCTGAGCGTCGTCGTGTTCGAGCGTCGCGGCTGGGACAAGGCGGACTACACGACCTGGTCGAACCGCCTCCTCGACGACCAGCACGCCTTCGTCACGCCGTCGAGCCACGGCGGCCGGACGAACGCGCGCTTCGCGATCCTGAACCCCCGCACCCGCTTCGAGGACCTCGTCGGCATCCTCGACACCATGCGCTGA
- a CDS encoding ABC transporter ATP-binding protein: MSDAVLQLVGVTQQYGEGETSVSALSGVDLTVDKGELVAIMGASGSGKSTLLSIAGGLQKPTSGEVVVEGTYLSTATRRDLAQLRRRSLGFVFQDFNLIPTLTAVENVTLPLELDGFRARVARRAGRDALASVGLEDKIDSYPDDLSGGQQQRVAIARAVVGGRRLILADEPTGALDSVTGEAVMKMIRHRVDQGAAGILVTHEPRHAAWADRIVFLRDGRIIDETQRHGADALLSSTR; encoded by the coding sequence GTGAGCGACGCCGTCCTGCAGCTGGTGGGGGTCACGCAGCAGTACGGCGAAGGCGAGACGAGTGTCTCGGCACTGTCGGGCGTCGATCTGACGGTCGACAAGGGCGAGCTCGTCGCGATCATGGGAGCGTCCGGTTCGGGCAAATCCACGCTCCTGTCGATCGCGGGCGGGTTGCAGAAGCCCACCAGCGGCGAGGTCGTCGTCGAGGGAACGTATCTCTCGACGGCGACGCGTCGCGACCTGGCGCAGCTGCGGCGGCGCTCCCTGGGGTTCGTCTTCCAGGACTTCAATCTCATCCCGACCCTCACGGCCGTCGAGAACGTGACACTGCCGCTCGAGCTCGACGGCTTCCGAGCCCGGGTGGCGCGCCGTGCGGGTCGGGATGCGCTCGCCTCGGTCGGTCTCGAGGACAAGATCGATTCCTACCCCGATGACCTCTCGGGCGGCCAGCAGCAGCGCGTCGCGATCGCCCGTGCGGTGGTCGGCGGGCGGCGGCTGATTCTCGCCGATGAGCCGACGGGCGCGCTCGACTCGGTGACGGGGGAGGCGGTCATGAAGATGATCCGCCACCGCGTCGACCAGGGAGCCGCCGGCATCCTCGTCACCCACGAGCCGCGCCACGCGGCGTGGGCCGACCGCATCGTGTTCCTGCGCGACGGCCGGATCATCGACGAGACGCAGCGCCACGGCGCCGACGCTCTGCTGTCGAGCACCCGATGA
- a CDS encoding PadR family transcriptional regulator, with protein MSVRQSLLAILDQGPCYGYQLRAEFDRRTGSTWPLNVGQIYNTLDRLERDGLVEKGDVDDQGHVYWQITDAGSAEVTAWLDAPVERTQGTRDELAIKLAIAATLPGVDLASVIQRQRSASLRQLQELNRAKYAGSNPDGPEELAWSLVVDSMIFAAEAEARWLDHTEQRLARHPHRTMGLELSTDTPKRGRPAKPETSDVEAVAT; from the coding sequence ATGTCGGTACGACAGAGCCTGTTGGCGATCCTCGATCAGGGTCCCTGCTACGGCTACCAGCTCCGCGCGGAGTTCGACCGCCGCACCGGGTCGACCTGGCCCCTCAACGTGGGCCAGATCTACAACACCCTCGACCGCCTCGAGCGCGACGGTCTCGTCGAGAAGGGCGACGTCGACGACCAGGGGCACGTCTACTGGCAGATCACGGATGCCGGATCGGCCGAGGTGACGGCATGGCTGGACGCTCCCGTCGAGCGGACGCAGGGCACTCGTGACGAACTCGCGATCAAGCTCGCGATCGCCGCGACGTTGCCTGGCGTGGACCTCGCGAGCGTCATCCAGCGGCAGCGGTCCGCATCGCTGCGCCAGCTCCAGGAGCTGAACCGCGCGAAGTACGCCGGCTCGAACCCGGACGGTCCCGAAGAGCTCGCGTGGTCGCTCGTCGTCGACTCGATGATCTTCGCCGCAGAGGCCGAGGCGCGGTGGCTCGACCACACCGAGCAGCGGTTGGCGCGGCATCCGCACCGCACGATGGGCCTCGAGCTGTCGACGGATACTCCCAAGCGCGGGAGGCCCGCGAAACCCGAGACGAGCGACGTCGAGGCGGTCGCGACGTGA